TCCAGCTTTCCTGTTTGACTTCCGGTTGTGCCTGCTCCAGCACCAGCCTGCGGCGCTCGGCGAGTTGCTCATCGAGGGTCTTGCCTTTCTTGCTCATGCGTTCACCCACACCGAAGCCGGTACATAACAGTCCACCGAGTCCAGGGAAAGGCCACTGGTGCGCACGTTGCGGAACACGGCAGGACGGTAGCTGATTTCCCCCACCAGGTTCCACCCAAAATCCTCCTTGACGATCGTCGGGGCAAGTTTAGAGTCCCGGTCTGGACCGAGGAAGTTCAACAGCACCCCCACCTTCAGACCGGGAATCCCACTGAAAATCCCGTAAAGGTGACGGGCCAGGGCGTAATCCTCGGCGGTGGGCTGCAGGGGAATGACCACATGGGTCAGGAGCTCCCGGTACTTGCGGGCGTACTGCTCCACCAGTTCTGCACTCGGTGGTGCATCAATCACCACGTTCTTGCCTTCAGGAATGGGGTCTTTGAGGTCCAGCACCGGAGAGCGTAGGCCCTTGAAGTACCGGGTGGATTTCTTGGGGTCGAGGTCAATGATCACCCCATCAAGCAGGTAAGCCAGGTGCACCGTGGTGGTGGTCTTGCCCACCCCACCCTTGCCAGAGGCCACCATCACGAACTTGGAATTCTGGGTTGGCATGGCAGCCATCATACCTGAATCTGGAAAACATCATACGTTCTTCATTAGACAGACAACATCTGAAGTTAGATGTTAAACAAAATTTTCCTGTGTAA
This genomic interval from Deinococcus roseus contains the following:
- a CDS encoding ParA family protein, encoding MPTQNSKFVMVASGKGGVGKTTTTVHLAYLLDGVIIDLDPKKSTRYFKGLRSPVLDLKDPIPEGKNVVIDAPPSAELVEQYARKYRELLTHVVIPLQPTAEDYALARHLYGIFSGIPGLKVGVLLNFLGPDRDSKLAPTIVKEDFGWNLVGEISYRPAVFRNVRTSGLSLDSVDCYVPASVWVNA